A single region of the Prevotella sp. HUN102 genome encodes:
- the dnaJ gene encoding molecular chaperone DnaJ, with protein MAKRDYYEVLGVDKNASEDQIKKAYRKIAIKYHPDRNPDDPEAEEKFKEAAEAYSILNDAQKRQQYDQFGFDGPGGGFGGFSGGGFSMDDIFSMFGDVFGGGGSGFGGFGGGGSRTRQHRGSDLRLKVSLTLQEVATGVTKKFKVRKDVTCEHCHGSGAEAGSGKETCPNCHGSGMEIRTQQSIFGMMQTQTTCHVCGGEGSIIKQKCTHCHGDGVVKGEEVVEINIPAGVAEGMVLNVSGKGNAGKRNGVNGNIQVFIEEEENETFIRDGQNIIYNLLLDFPTAVLGGQVDIPTIDGSSVKIKIEPGTQPGKTLRLRGKGLPAVQGYGNATGDLIVQISIYVPKELTKEEKKAVEQFRESDNFKGDKSTKKSIFENFKKLFS; from the coding sequence ATGGCAAAAAGAGACTACTACGAAGTGCTTGGCGTTGACAAGAACGCTTCGGAAGACCAAATAAAAAAAGCTTATAGAAAGATTGCTATCAAGTATCATCCGGACAGAAATCCGGATGACCCTGAAGCGGAGGAGAAATTCAAGGAAGCTGCCGAGGCTTACAGCATCCTCAACGATGCTCAGAAGCGTCAGCAATACGACCAGTTCGGGTTTGATGGACCCGGAGGAGGCTTTGGTGGATTCAGCGGAGGTGGATTCTCAATGGACGATATATTCTCTATGTTCGGGGATGTATTCGGAGGTGGAGGCTCTGGCTTTGGAGGATTCGGTGGTGGTGGCTCACGTACACGCCAGCATCGAGGCTCCGATTTGCGACTGAAAGTAAGTCTTACACTTCAGGAAGTTGCAACCGGCGTAACCAAGAAATTCAAGGTAAGAAAGGATGTAACCTGTGAACATTGCCACGGAAGTGGTGCTGAGGCAGGCAGCGGCAAGGAAACGTGCCCTAATTGTCACGGAAGTGGTATGGAAATACGCACCCAGCAAAGTATTTTTGGAATGATGCAGACCCAGACAACCTGTCACGTATGTGGTGGCGAGGGAAGCATTATCAAGCAAAAATGCACACATTGCCACGGCGATGGAGTTGTTAAGGGCGAAGAAGTTGTAGAAATCAATATTCCTGCCGGCGTAGCTGAAGGTATGGTTCTCAACGTTTCGGGCAAAGGTAATGCCGGAAAGCGAAACGGTGTGAATGGCAATATTCAGGTATTCATCGAAGAAGAGGAAAACGAAACGTTTATCCGTGATGGTCAGAACATCATCTACAATCTTTTGCTCGACTTCCCGACAGCCGTACTTGGTGGTCAGGTAGACATTCCAACTATCGATGGTTCAAGCGTAAAGATAAAGATTGAACCCGGAACACAGCCCGGCAAGACGCTTCGCCTTCGTGGAAAGGGTTTGCCGGCAGTGCAAGGTTATGGAAATGCTACCGGAGACTTAATCGTCCAGATAAGTATCTACGTGCCTAAGGAACTTACAAAGGAGGAAAAGAAAGCCGTAGAACAATTCCGTGAAAGTGATAATTTCAAGGGAGACAAGTCTACCAAGAAATCAATATTTGAGAACTTCAAGAAGCTATTCAGCTAA
- a CDS encoding folylpolyglutamate synthase/dihydrofolate synthase family protein → MSFQETIEYLFNTTPVFERVGSTAYKEGLSNTHLLDEHFGHPHQNFRSIHIAGTNGKGSCSHTLASILQADGYKVGLYTSPHLVDFRERIRVNGEMVSEQYVIDFVEEHKDFFEPLHPSFFELTTAMAFKYFAEQKVDFAVIEVGLGGRLDCTNIINPLLSIITNISLDHTQFLGDTLPKIAYEKAGIIKHQTPVVIGEADRDTRVVFEAQAQKMDSLIVFAEDIPAILSSSSLPNGGRKYQTRFYGEIEGELGGIYQDKNANTILTATMQLYNNNIIRNIDSIGKGFKEVSKRTELMGRWQTIQENPKVVCDTGHNEAGWKYLSRQIVNQPCKTRRIVFGMVDDKDLKAVMRMLPSDARYYWTQPSTKRAFPVDKIAELGKELDLNGNSFATVKEAYEQALNDASEEDFIFVGGSSYVVSDFLTIIKK, encoded by the coding sequence ATGTCCTTCCAAGAAACCATAGAATACCTATTCAATACCACTCCAGTATTCGAGCGCGTAGGCAGCACAGCCTATAAGGAAGGTTTGTCAAACACGCATTTGCTTGACGAGCATTTCGGACATCCACACCAGAATTTCCGTTCTATACATATAGCAGGAACCAATGGAAAAGGTTCTTGTTCGCACACTTTGGCTTCTATTTTACAGGCAGACGGTTATAAAGTGGGACTTTACACGAGTCCACACTTAGTAGATTTCCGTGAGAGAATAAGAGTGAACGGCGAAATGGTTTCCGAGCAATACGTCATTGACTTTGTTGAAGAGCATAAGGATTTTTTTGAACCTCTGCACCCTTCTTTCTTTGAACTGACCACGGCAATGGCATTCAAATACTTTGCCGAACAGAAAGTTGATTTTGCTGTCATAGAAGTGGGACTGGGTGGAAGACTGGACTGCACGAACATCATCAATCCCCTACTCTCCATCATTACGAACATTTCGCTCGACCACACGCAATTTCTGGGCGACACGCTGCCTAAAATAGCGTATGAGAAAGCAGGCATCATCAAGCATCAGACTCCAGTCGTAATAGGAGAAGCTGATAGAGACACGCGTGTTGTGTTTGAAGCGCAGGCTCAAAAAATGGATTCCCTCATTGTTTTTGCCGAGGATATTCCTGCCATTCTGTCTTCTTCAAGTCTGCCCAATGGAGGAAGAAAATACCAAACTCGCTTTTATGGCGAAATAGAAGGCGAACTGGGGGGCATTTATCAGGATAAGAATGCAAACACCATTCTTACAGCCACGATGCAACTCTATAACAATAATATTATCAGGAATATAGATAGCATTGGAAAAGGCTTTAAGGAAGTATCTAAACGAACAGAATTGATGGGCAGATGGCAAACCATTCAAGAGAACCCAAAAGTGGTTTGCGACACAGGCCACAATGAAGCCGGTTGGAAATACCTTTCACGGCAGATTGTCAATCAACCTTGCAAGACAAGAAGGATTGTATTTGGAATGGTGGACGACAAGGATTTGAAAGCTGTTATGAGAATGCTACCCAGCGATGCAAGGTACTATTGGACGCAACCAAGTACCAAACGTGCTTTCCCTGTCGATAAAATTGCTGAACTGGGCAAAGAACTTGACTTGAATGGAAACTCCTTCGCTACTGTTAAGGAGGCTTACGAGCAAGCTCTGAATGATGCCTCTGAAGAAGATTTCATCTTTGTAGGTGGTTCAAGCTATGTTGTTTCGGATTTCTTGACCATCATTAAGAAATAA
- a CDS encoding DUF1573 domain-containing protein has product MKKFLMIALMMFFGLSFAMAQNQSEIKFDKVNHNFGTFSESTPIQKVTFTFTNTGKAPLVINQVVASCGCAVPRYDKKPIAPGQKGSIDITYNGQGKFPGHFKKSITVRTNGKTEMTRLYIEGVMEAKK; this is encoded by the coding sequence ATGAAAAAGTTTTTAATGATAGCCTTGATGATGTTTTTCGGCCTTTCATTTGCAATGGCACAGAATCAATCTGAAATCAAGTTCGACAAGGTTAATCACAATTTCGGCACTTTCTCTGAAAGCACTCCGATTCAGAAGGTTACATTTACTTTCACAAATACAGGCAAGGCACCTTTGGTTATCAATCAGGTTGTGGCCAGTTGTGGATGTGCGGTGCCTCGTTACGACAAGAAACCTATCGCTCCGGGGCAGAAAGGTTCTATCGACATTACCTATAATGGTCAGGGTAAATTCCCGGGACACTTCAAGAAGAGCATCACGGTTCGTACAAACGGCAAAACGGAAATGACTCGTCTTTATATTGAAGGAGTTATGGAGGCTAAGAAATAG
- the aspS gene encoding aspartate--tRNA ligase, producing MYRTNTCGELRVSDCGKEVTLSGWVQRSRKMGGMTFIDLRDRYGITQLVFNEAENAELCNEANKLGREYCIQVKGIVNERQSKNSKIPTGDIEIIAKELVLLSSSLTPPFTIEDNTDGGDDLRMKYRYLDLRRPAVRNNMELRHKVTILIRNFLDSHKFIEVETPILIGSTPEGARDFIVPSRMNPGQFYALPQSPQTLKQLLMVAGFDRYFQIAKCFRDEDLRADRQPEFTQIDCEMSFVDQDDVINIFEDMARHLFKEVRGVELPEKLEQMTWHEAMRKYGSDKPDLRFGMEFVELMDDLKGTSEFSVFNEAEYIGGIVVPGCADYSRKQLNELTDFVKRPQIGAQGLVFIKYGADGEVKSSIDKFFTPEQLQKVKETTGAKDGDLVLILSGDKPNKTRVQLCALRLEMGSRLGLRDKNVFKCLWIVDFPLFEWSDEEQRLMSTHHPFTMPNPDDLHLLDEHPEQVRAKAYDFVCNGIEVGGGSIRIHDTKLQEKMFEVLGFTPQQAEVQFGFLMNAFRYGAPPHAGLAFGLDRYVSIFAGLDSIRDVIAFPKNNSGRDVMLDAPSAIADKQLDELQIKLDLKS from the coding sequence ATGTACCGTACAAATACTTGTGGTGAACTTCGTGTTTCGGACTGTGGCAAAGAAGTAACACTTTCCGGATGGGTTCAGCGTTCACGTAAAATGGGGGGTATGACCTTTATCGATCTCCGTGATCGCTACGGCATTACCCAGTTGGTTTTCAACGAAGCAGAAAATGCAGAACTTTGCAATGAAGCTAACAAGCTTGGACGCGAGTATTGTATTCAAGTGAAAGGTATCGTAAATGAGCGTCAGAGTAAGAACAGCAAGATTCCTACTGGCGATATAGAAATCATTGCCAAGGAACTTGTACTCTTGAGTTCTTCGCTCACTCCTCCATTTACCATTGAAGATAATACAGACGGCGGCGACGACCTTCGGATGAAATACCGCTATCTCGACCTTCGCCGCCCTGCTGTCCGCAATAATATGGAATTGCGCCACAAGGTTACCATCCTCATTCGCAATTTCCTCGACAGCCATAAGTTCATCGAAGTGGAAACTCCGATTCTCATCGGCTCTACTCCCGAAGGAGCACGCGACTTCATTGTGCCTTCGCGTATGAATCCCGGCCAGTTCTATGCGCTTCCACAAAGCCCACAGACCTTGAAACAGCTGCTGATGGTGGCAGGTTTCGACCGTTATTTCCAGATAGCAAAGTGTTTCCGCGATGAAGATTTGCGTGCAGACCGTCAGCCCGAGTTTACTCAGATAGACTGCGAAATGTCTTTCGTGGATCAGGACGATGTTATCAATATCTTTGAAGATATGGCCCGCCATCTGTTCAAGGAAGTGCGTGGCGTTGAGTTGCCTGAAAAGCTGGAACAGATGACGTGGCACGAGGCAATGAGAAAGTATGGTTCTGACAAACCTGACTTGCGATTCGGAATGGAGTTCGTGGAACTGATGGACGACCTGAAGGGTACGAGCGAATTTTCCGTATTCAATGAAGCTGAATATATCGGCGGTATCGTTGTGCCGGGCTGTGCAGATTACAGTCGCAAGCAGCTGAACGAATTGACAGATTTCGTGAAACGCCCACAGATTGGCGCGCAAGGTCTTGTTTTCATCAAGTATGGTGCCGACGGCGAAGTGAAAAGTTCTATCGACAAGTTCTTCACTCCCGAACAACTTCAGAAGGTTAAGGAGACCACCGGAGCAAAGGATGGCGACCTCGTGCTGATCCTTTCAGGCGACAAGCCCAACAAGACACGTGTGCAGCTATGCGCCTTACGCTTGGAAATGGGCAGCAGACTCGGTTTGCGCGACAAGAATGTATTCAAGTGCCTGTGGATTGTGGACTTCCCTCTCTTCGAGTGGAGCGATGAAGAGCAGCGTCTGATGTCTACCCACCATCCATTCACGATGCCAAACCCTGACGACCTTCACTTGCTGGACGAGCATCCGGAGCAGGTGCGCGCCAAAGCCTACGATTTCGTGTGCAACGGTATCGAAGTCGGTGGTGGTTCCATCCGTATTCACGATACAAAGTTGCAGGAAAAGATGTTCGAGGTGCTTGGTTTCACACCTCAGCAGGCCGAAGTCCAGTTTGGTTTCCTGATGAATGCTTTCCGATATGGTGCACCTCCTCACGCAGGTCTTGCATTCGGTCTCGACCGTTACGTCAGCATCTTTGCAGGTTTGGACTCCATCCGAGATGTGATAGCATTCCCTAAGAACAATAGTGGCCGCGACGTGATGCTCGATGCGCCGTCTGCAATTGCCGACAAACAGCTTGATGAATTACAGATTAAACTGGACCTAAAGAGCTAA
- a CDS encoding winged helix-turn-helix domain-containing protein: MVEKKAAEAKPTTKKATTKKVATKKEAAIVYLSAENAGFRAGDVYNALAAAEKALSAAEIAKAAKISVEDTYLGIGWLFKEGKVKEGNDNKVELA; this comes from the coding sequence ATGGTAGAAAAGAAAGCAGCTGAGGCAAAGCCTACAACAAAAAAGGCCACAACTAAGAAAGTAGCTACAAAGAAAGAAGCAGCAATTGTTTATTTGTCAGCAGAAAACGCAGGTTTCAGAGCTGGCGACGTTTACAATGCACTCGCAGCAGCAGAGAAAGCTCTTTCAGCAGCCGAAATAGCAAAGGCAGCAAAGATTTCAGTAGAAGATACTTATCTTGGAATTGGCTGGCTCTTCAAGGAAGGCAAGGTTAAGGAAGGAAATGACAACAAGGTTGAACTTGCTTAA
- a CDS encoding ATP-binding protein, with protein sequence MDAFFRTHTYLVEHNDASVRRILMDEIDWNHRMIGIKGTRGVGKTTFLLQYAKEKFGSTDRQCLYINMNNFYFQGRGIADFAGEFYRRGGKVLLIDQVFKQPNWSQELRRCYDFYPKLKIVFTGSSVMRLKEENPELNGIVKSYNLSGFSFREFLNLQTGNQFKPYTLEEILQNHEQITKQILPKVSPLKYFKDYIHHGYYPFFLENRNFSENLLKTMNMMTEVDILLIKQIELKYLTKIKKLFYLLALGGPKAPNISNLAKDINTSRATVMNYIKYLADSRLINIIYPVGQEFPKKPAKVMMNNSNLIYAIYPIQVEQQHLMETFFVNALWREHLINESNKQGTYIVDEKFKFRICDADNPKIRLSADTIYARYNTEVGKDNKIPLWLLGFLY encoded by the coding sequence ATGGACGCATTTTTTCGCACTCATACCTATCTTGTCGAACATAATGACGCATCGGTTCGTCGCATCCTGATGGATGAGATAGACTGGAATCATCGTATGATTGGCATAAAAGGTACGCGAGGAGTGGGCAAAACAACTTTCTTATTGCAATATGCCAAGGAAAAATTCGGGTCTACCGACAGACAATGTTTATATATCAATATGAACAACTTCTACTTCCAAGGCAGAGGTATCGCCGATTTTGCAGGTGAGTTTTACAGAAGAGGTGGGAAAGTTCTGCTCATTGATCAGGTTTTCAAACAGCCGAACTGGAGTCAGGAGTTAAGAAGGTGTTACGATTTCTATCCGAAACTGAAAATTGTATTTACCGGATCAAGCGTAATGCGTCTCAAAGAAGAGAATCCCGAACTCAACGGCATCGTGAAGAGTTACAACCTAAGTGGGTTTTCTTTCAGAGAATTTTTAAATCTCCAGACTGGCAACCAGTTCAAACCATACACTTTAGAGGAGATTCTTCAGAACCACGAGCAAATCACCAAGCAGATACTTCCTAAAGTCAGTCCACTCAAATACTTCAAGGACTATATTCATCACGGGTATTATCCATTCTTCCTTGAAAACAGAAACTTTTCGGAGAATCTTCTGAAAACGATGAATATGATGACTGAGGTGGATATTCTGCTGATCAAGCAAATCGAATTAAAATACCTCACAAAGATTAAGAAGCTCTTTTACCTGTTGGCACTGGGAGGTCCGAAAGCTCCGAACATCAGTAATCTCGCAAAGGACATCAATACGAGCAGGGCAACGGTAATGAACTACATCAAGTATCTGGCCGATTCAAGGCTGATCAACATTATTTACCCTGTCGGACAGGAATTTCCCAAGAAGCCCGCAAAGGTAATGATGAACAATTCCAATCTGATTTACGCAATTTATCCTATACAAGTCGAACAGCAACATCTGATGGAGACTTTCTTTGTAAACGCACTTTGGAGGGAACATCTGATAAACGAAAGCAACAAGCAAGGAACATACATCGTAGATGAAAAGTTTAAATTCAGGATTTGCG